AAGCTCATACTATGGGGGGAGAAACAACAAAAGATGTGGCTGccagctacatctttaaagtaatgtctgctttggatCAGCTGAAGAACCACTGCCAAGATCTGCTGAAAGAACAGGCCAACAATAATAAGGTCCTTCAGTTGAGGCCAGTACTTCGATTATAGCTAAATGCTACAAGAATTGAAGGAAGGAAGTTGTCCTGGCTTCATCAGGGAGTGCATACAGATGCCCAACCCATCAGTATCTACCGAGGCAGGAAGACCCACTCATGTGTGCCTTGTCATTTTCCCCACCATCCTTAAACATGTCTTGCTGGAGAATCCACTACCATCAAGTAGGCAACAGACCTTTTCCCCCAACCCAGTTCCCTGCTCCAAATGTAGCCTCGGTGCTGGGTGAGTTACGTTGCTTCCCTGTTCTTGAGCTCTATCAGCTGGCTGTCGTCCTCTTACGACGGCTTGGATGTCTGAGAGCAAGTCGCTGACAAAATAATTCTTCTGTATTTGTAACAAGGCTAACGTGTGGCCCAATATGGCCTGGCTATCACTGTGTGCCATAATCGTCAATGTACCCACCTAGTAagcataagatagggtgaccaactgtcaggatttccccggatttgtcctggtttttgttctttccatggtgtcaggggggattttctataattttcaataatgtcctggaatgacacaccttcccctttaaggctgccattagcatggcagaagtgaatgacatgctttcttgaggcacatcagtcccccaccccgagctccaattgaggtcttaaaggggaaagtgggtcattcgtggacattatagaaaaggccccaattggagtggatggtggtggtgcagaatgaaatcctttcccctcctccactccaatcgggttctttaaggtggcgggggaataacgtactttctgcaggactcagaaagctgcttccccacacacacactaggtgtcctcttttttggtttcccaaatatggtcaccctagcataagaAGAAAATCCTCTTGATCTTTATGGAGTTTAACTTTCAtaaaaacttaagaagagccctgttggatcagaccaagggtccatctagtccagcattctgttcacgcagtggccaaatagctgccttcaagcaggacatgagtgcaacaacgcCCTCACgcctatgttctccagcaacaggtgtacataggtagcacatagccatcaaaactagtagctattgacagcctcctcctccgtgaatttgtctaaccccctttcaaagctgtccaaattggtggccattactacgtcTTGCAGTAGTTGAACTTTGCACTGTGTGTAGATGtccgtccttttatctgtcctgaacctctcaCCAATCGGCTTTGTGGGATGaccttggattctagtattatgagaaaggagaaaaatggctccctaccttctctctccaccccgtgcataattttatacacctctcccatgtctctccttagcctccatttttttctgagctgaacaatcccagctgttataaacTTCTCTCACAGGAAATATGCTAGGGATTGCTGCCTTGTTTGAATTTCTAgtttggggccacagctagacctaaggttatcctgggatcatccagggttcgcccctgcctgagcactggatcccctgtgtgtcacctaggtgaacaggtttgacccctggacgatccagggataaaccttaggtcaagctatggcctaagattcaCTGATCAATTGTAAGTTAAACACAggcctttccttcaagtaaccacagCGATCCTTCAGCCTTTCTGCACTGGGGTACCTTTCTCTCACTGAAACTTCCTTCCCTCTGCAGATCCTCTACTTCACAAATAATGTGCTGTATAAACCCGGCTCCCAGGCTAAACGGCTAAGCCTGCTTCATGACCCTCCCACCTCGGGTGATGCGTCCATGCGACTGAGCGAAGTCCGCGCATCAGATGCCGGCACCTATAGCTGCGAAGTGAACAATCCTCCAGACTTCGATGGATCTGGTTTCGGGCTTATCCAATTCACAGTTTTAAGTGAGTCCCATTTGAattgttcttttaacactggATAGGAGGGACGCTGTCTTGTAGCCATGCATAACCAGCCCATACACAGTATTTATATGtgcttgtctttaaaaaaaaatcttcccttgATTATATTGGAAACTTCTCAATcaatccgttttttaaaaaaagtggggatctgcagccttccagatgttcctggactccaactctcataagccccagctagcatatgtgtgtcatgtgaatcattagtatgtcatgtgaaccattcctaaccatgatggctacataaccatggtttaaacacactcactaaacatttgctggcttagtgtgttgtctggacaggcccttcatgagcatgtttaaaccatggttatgtagccactgtggttaggaatgattcacaaaatgcactaagtcatggttcacatgacacactaagccataatagtTAGCTCGAAATGTTTCACCAccgtagcttagcgtgttgtctgaacaaggtctctctctctctctctctctctctctctctctctctctctttctgatattAGTCATGTCTATCTTTTGCCTTTCCAAGGAAAATAGCACTCAACGTGACTGGCAAAAAAATACAGATAACTTAACTAAGTTGTAATTAAAACGTGAAACACCCATCAAATCAAAACACATcccttaaaaacagaaataaaaactggTTGTgtggctgttttgttttaaataatggcAGCCTCAAAATTAGATCAGGACCATgccatggggggagagggggtttaATCCCTTATTCTCATTTTGTCCCCCGTCTACTTGATGCCTGCTTTTGCCAACTGAAGATGTGAACGCCACATCTAGTTTcattcccctctctcttttctctctcttacacacacagagtaacccttacacatatttacttggatgtaagtccaactgtgtaaatatgcataggactgcaggtGCGTGTATGCGGGTCACAGAAGTGGTGGCAAAGTGAAAGTAAGGAAAACCTAAGATCGGGAAATGGAGCAAGAAGTAGTAACCAAAAGTGGAATTCCTCTTTTCCCATCAGTGCCTCCGTCCACTCCTGTGTGCACGGGGACCACCAGTGCCTCGGTGGGGTCAGACACCAGGCTGGCCTGCAGCTCTTCAGAAGGTGTTCCTGCCCCGATTTACACCTGGACCCAGATGGATTCAAAGACTCCACTACCACTGTCCAACATGGTGCAAAGTAAGTGGATCGTGGCCTTCCTCagagttaatatatatatatatatatatatatatatatatatatatatatatagtgccaaaatgatttttaaaaaaataatcaggtGCAATTGTGCAATTTCTCTTCTTATCAGCAGGGTGTGTGGCTGGCTGCCTGCAGGTTAGTTCAGAGAGCTGAACAAAGGCTGTGTTGATACATTTTGCCGCCGGCAAATCAGGGAAGGAGATATTCTCTTCATTTGAGAATTCATCATCACAGGCCTGTGTGGAGAAACCCCTCTCATTAGATTGGGCAGGTGGGAAGAACGCAAAAGAACACAGAAGTCAACCCTTAAAATCACCCCATCCCCAGGGATGGAGGTTCCACAGCCCTGTTCCAGAGGAAAGCCAGTCTTCAGGAACAATGTACATCTTTTTTCAGAATTCAGAAAAGGAGGCACAAGGCAGTTGGAAGATCCCAGGTTGAGTGGCTACTAGCCTGGttcactaacacacacaccccggaacaTGGCTTCCTGGGTcagtaaggctatatacaccagttgctgtggaacatgggtgggagggtgctgttgcaccgggtcctgcttgtgagtccttggtcaacagctggttggccactgtgtgaacagaatgctggaccagatagatCAAGAATGGGTCCTCTTATCTTCTTATGGCTGGGAAGGACCTCTCTTTGAGACCTCCCTGCCAATTGCTGCCTCTTGGCTTCCTTTGAATCCTCCTCAGAACCTGTGGGCACAGCCGTTTGGCTCCTGTGCCTTACTGCATCTAACCCTGTAACCAACCCGAAGTCTGTCTAACTGCCCCTGCTGTTCCCCTTGTGTCAAATGttagaccaggggtaggcaatatGGCACCCAgaagtggaggctgatgactctgaTGTCAaatgggtggtgaatccactctgggctttcagtcagaaccggttagaactctaaaggagccatccaaggtccATATTCTTCCTTCCTGTTAAATGTCTGGTTTTTGCAACCGCTGGCTGACTGTCCGAAGCCAGATCTAcaataggcaggatataacactttgaaaacagtttgaaacctgtatatggagtgtgtcctgggccgcaacaattgtcactaccgttataaaccgttttaaagcagtagtgtagatcttgcccaggagAGAGCAGGGATGGACGAATTCAGTCTATTACCTGTCCATGTCAGTTCTGCGTGTCCACATCAGtctctgaattttattttatttttaaaagcatgaaaatttgcattcaTTTCCATATACAAATCTCCCCCAGTGCACatattttgtatgtaattttcCCTAACTTAGGCAATTTTGTACATGCATTTCCTGAGTATACCCAATTTGGGGGCACGTCACGTTTGAGCCAAGGGCTTGCATCCCCAAAAGGCCTACCATCTGAAAGCTAACAGGGAACTCCAGATTAGGTACATTGGCTTAAAAATCCAGACCAATCATAATTCTCCCCCAACCCCCCTAAGAGAGAGCAGGGGGTATTTACCCAAACTCTGGTATTGATTTTCATTtggttcttctctcctccccacagatGCAAAAACGGGGACACTGTTCCTGATGAATGTCTCGCTGGCTTTCTCCGGGACGTATCAATGCGTGGCCTCCAATGAATTTGGACGGCAGAGCTGCGAGATATCCCTCCATGTGAAAGGTGGGGACAAGTGTTCAGACGGGAATGCCAAGAAATTCTTCTTCTTAATCTTTCTGGGTGGCTGATGGTTGTACGATGTTTAGCTGCCTCCGTAAGCATAAGTGGGAGGTTATCCTATGTTGGTGTTTGAGAAAGGTAATGGATGATCAGGGGCTTGAATGGTCCTTATAGGtatggaatctctctctctctctttctccctggccaggtctacaccaagcagaatataacactttaaaatggtatgtgtagtgtgccctgggcctgaacagttgtcaaaactgttataaaccatgataaagcagtagtgtaagtcCTGCcgctgtctctccctctctccccctctctctccttctccctctccctctccctctctctctctgtctctctctttccctctctccctttctctctctgtctgtctgtctctccttctctctctctctccctttctctctgtctctccctctctctctgtctctctctctgtccctttctctgtatctctctctccttctctctccctctctctctttctctctgtctctccccctctctctccctatctgtctgtctctctctgtgtgtgtccctttctctgtctctctctctccttctctctctccctctctccctttctctttgtctctctctctctctctctctctctctctctctccaatctctctctctctctctctctctctctcaatctctctctctctctctctctgtctctctctttccctctctccctttctctctctgtctgtctgtctctccttctctctctctctccctttctctctgtctctccctctctctctctctctctctgtctctctctctgtccctttctctgtctctctctctccttctctctccctctctctctttctctctgtctctccccctctctctccctatctgtctgtctctctctgtgtgtgtccctttctctgtctctctctctccttctctctctccctctctccctttctctttgtctctctctctctctctctctctctctcaatctctctctctctctctctctctccaccaccaccccagtttcTCTCTTGCTCACCTGTCATCCCATGGTCTCACTGGACAGTCCTGCCTGCAATATAGGGATCATTATACAGACCTGCCTTTACAAGGTCGTTatataaattacaataaaataatctTTTGTGAAGCACTCTGGGCGCTCTAGAAAGCACAGTGTGAATGCTCATTCTAAATTATCAAGTATCCAGAGACCAGCGAATGTACTATGGGGAAGTATTGCATTTTCTCATGTGCATTTGGAGCGCTCCGCAAACAGGCATGAGGGATGACATGAGGCTTTATGCCACCAATCTGAAATAAATCCACATGGGCTACTTCTTCAATTTGCAAAAAGTTCCTCCTTCATTTTAGTCAAACCTTCATAAGCCTATGGCACCATCTAGTGGCCAATATGTATCTACATTTTCTTGCTCAGGGTTGGTGTAGTTGTTTTCCgtgtgtgattttattttaactaATCAGTCGTGTGCAAGAGCAGGGCATAGTGTGGTTTAGTgtgtaaagtgttggactgggagtcgggagatccgggttctagtccccattcggccatggaaacccactggatgactttgggccagtctctgaccctcagcccaacctacctcacaggggtacaaagataaaatggagaggaggaggttccttggaggaaaaaaggtgggatataaatgtaataataataataataataataataataataataataataataatgtggaccTGAGCCCCACGAGAAGAAGGTTCTTGTCTCCATCCCCACCCAacctctactatattgcaggttgggggtgagagagaggCTTCTGACAACCTCACAATGTAGTCCAGTGTTACTGTCTGTACATTGCAGATAGGTGGAGGTTCAGATGGAATTATTTGATGACAGGCTTGCTCTATAATTGACTGTTTTAAGATGGGAGCCACCCTCCAATGTAGTCCAATGTTGCTTTTACATTAGGGAAGAAGGGGCTGTGTCTGAAAGTGGGCTCCCAGCAGCCCTGCAGCGTAGGATATATtgtaaaaaaagggggagttAGGGAGGTGTTAGTTGCTGCTCCTTTTCAGGCTACAGAACACCTTGGGCCAACATCGCAAAAGAGATCTGTCCTCCCTCCTGGACCAAACTTATTCTCAGCTTAAGGAACAATACATACAATCATAAGTGGCTTGCCCAAATCTCACCCTTGTACATTGCATTGATTAACCCAGACCAATCGCTCTCTGATTCCATAATCTCAGGCAGGGCTGACACCAAGACCAGGCATGGTTGGCATCTGCCTATGGGCCCACATTTCAttagggccccactgacaagagccccctgggcttgctcctcttcctcaccttggcaacctgcttgttcacccgacTCTCTCGCTCTGTCCTGAACAacggtggcagtgagaaggaggaacagtggaagctcctgcctacttgctcactggtccTCTGCCTGTCTACcaagcaaggggtggggggaaataggaggaggaacaagagcagctggtggcagtgGCGGTGGGAAGGTGGACTCGCAAAGGGAGGGCACACATCcaagatgtcttgcccaaggggcctccAAAACCTTGAGCCAGTGCTGGCTTCAGGAGAGTTGGCAGAATCAACTGGTAAAAGGTTAGCTGGGCTGCAGCAATTCCAGCTGCAGCCATGTGTGGAAGGGTTGTATTTGGAATACTCCCTGAAGGGTCTGGGGTGGACGGGATGCCCTGGAAATAGAAAATGTAGCACGAAG
This DNA window, taken from Elgaria multicarinata webbii isolate HBS135686 ecotype San Diego chromosome 12, rElgMul1.1.pri, whole genome shotgun sequence, encodes the following:
- the VSIG2 gene encoding V-set and immunoglobulin domain-containing protein 2; its protein translation is MPHLILPLAGLLLFIAFLGSGAGVEVTVPQDPVMQQRGLSVELPCHYKTSVDKNFMVEWKFAPGSTSPDSGKQILYFTNNVLYKPGSQAKRLSLLHDPPTSGDASMRLSEVRASDAGTYSCEVNNPPDFDGSGFGLIQFTVLMPPSTPVCTGTTSASVGSDTRLACSSSEGVPAPIYTWTQMDSKTPLPLSNMVQNAKTGTLFLMNVSLAFSGTYQCVASNEFGRQSCEISLHVKGGDKCSDGNAKKFFFLIFLGG